The proteins below come from a single Holdemania massiliensis genomic window:
- a CDS encoding N-acetylglucosamine-6-phosphate deacetylase, which translates to MKYIKSSRIYFEDGVRDGILVLDQGRFAGFLAPQTHVSEVLDFGDQRIIPGIFDTHNHGTYGYALNPLPEQSKESIDREIRGYLKALTYEGVTSVFPTCEPPIIENTARIAEEKPIGAQILGIHSEGPYLNRVGENGRPMPSPPVDMEVVRKMVADACGKLRLVALAPEIEGIQEAMQYFLKHDVKLAFAHSDLKSEGTKQAIAQGITVATHLSNVMTGLHHRDLGALGTLLMSDQVDCELICDGLHVSLDFIGLLLKIKDSSRFMMISDSSELAGLKPGVYDSFWPLPITVDEQGYLKDADGRLCGSSKSVLFGMGNLVEKLGLPLEQVIRMASLNPARIYGFDAKKGSIAFGKDADFVVISEDYQARATFVGGKCVYDAAKEERIFNPELGSIRK; encoded by the coding sequence ATGAAATATATCAAGAGTTCAAGAATTTATTTTGAGGATGGAGTCCGCGACGGCATTCTGGTTCTTGATCAAGGTCGTTTTGCCGGCTTTCTCGCTCCTCAAACCCACGTTAGCGAAGTCCTGGATTTTGGTGATCAGCGGATCATTCCCGGCATTTTTGATACGCATAATCACGGCACTTACGGCTATGCGCTGAATCCGCTTCCGGAACAAAGCAAAGAATCGATTGATCGGGAAATCCGCGGCTATTTGAAAGCTTTGACATATGAGGGAGTAACCAGTGTTTTTCCTACCTGTGAACCGCCGATCATTGAAAATACGGCGCGGATTGCCGAGGAAAAACCGATCGGCGCTCAAATTCTGGGAATTCACAGCGAAGGTCCTTATCTGAACCGCGTGGGAGAGAATGGCCGTCCAATGCCTTCACCGCCGGTCGATATGGAGGTCGTGCGCAAAATGGTGGCGGATGCCTGCGGGAAACTTCGGTTAGTTGCACTGGCGCCGGAGATTGAAGGAATTCAGGAGGCCATGCAGTATTTCCTGAAGCATGACGTGAAGCTGGCCTTCGCTCACAGCGACCTGAAGAGTGAGGGAACAAAGCAGGCGATTGCCCAGGGGATTACAGTAGCCACACATTTATCCAATGTTATGACCGGGCTGCATCATCGGGACCTGGGAGCCTTGGGTACCTTACTGATGAGTGATCAGGTAGATTGCGAATTGATCTGCGACGGCCTGCATGTCTCCTTAGACTTCATTGGTTTGTTATTAAAAATCAAAGACAGTTCCCGGTTTATGATGATTTCAGATTCCAGTGAACTAGCGGGATTAAAACCTGGGGTCTATGACAGTTTCTGGCCATTGCCGATCACCGTCGATGAACAGGGATATTTAAAAGATGCCGACGGTCGGCTGTGCGGGAGCAGCAAATCCGTCCTGTTTGGAATGGGAAATCTTGTGGAAAAACTCGGATTGCCGCTGGAACAGGTTATTCGAATGGCCTCACTGAATCCAGCCCGGATTTATGGTTTTGATGCGAAGAAGGGTTCAATTGCCTTCGGCAAAGATGCTGATTTTGTCGTCATCAGTGAGGATTATCAGGCCAGAGCTACCTTTGTCGGCGGAAAATGCGTCTATGACGCTGCAAAGGAGGAACGGATTTTCAACCCCGAATTAGGCAGCATCCGGAAATAG
- a CDS encoding BglG family transcription antiterminator has protein sequence MIANHRQLSLLYELMTHVEFIHADVLSQRFQVSTKTIRSDIGMINDTIRSLSMKIEFRKGRGYRYLTQNPEKSEELIAQFQYRFYDIYDLRENFKERVNLLLRKLMENEGSVKLETLAQQVGLTPAAISKELKEVRKILKAYHLELRSRPYYGLTIVGGEIEFRYCLMDSLTYFYYKVKWFDLFGEQELPSDLEKTHRMKILNTLINYLKKYDYVISDAACQKMTIMIIIAARRIRAHHTLEFTAEEATCLRIPKEYEMIVDLCRALEAMEVFEGCVWDENEVLFLTLFFLCNIDLYENNCKFWDYGIFYETTQKCVNEVSRRLYEHHLDLMKIPDFSQKLTKVLLPITIAMQFGIREKHTISRITSIVKLTPFCSAVVSLINQVFREFFHEDLGEESYCVLILFIYNTLKQTEDPGRRLKLLINPILNRFVGESLRQELFGRYGSKIEQIDILKPFQDMEDTAMKQYDCLISFDNTVPFRLEGKIPILRVDYFLTDEDDQRIYHQLIQPLTQIACPFAPFSVKELSQEAGGLNEAGLMQLLNEKTGGILLKELQENRCSWNWICRNGVMTIILFSDQVQNHLIHFDKCCWIEDKRLEYCFLFVVDCQSNLTKIKTAEEVTRRLIQDRELITRLFTADPPDFYTVLTQGQRLPDGENR, from the coding sequence ATGATTGCCAATCACCGACAGTTGTCGCTGCTGTATGAGTTGATGACACATGTCGAATTTATTCACGCGGATGTTTTAAGCCAGCGCTTTCAGGTGAGCACCAAAACGATTCGCAGCGACATCGGAATGATCAACGATACGATCCGCTCCCTGTCTATGAAAATCGAGTTTCGTAAGGGCCGCGGCTATCGTTATCTGACGCAGAATCCGGAAAAAAGCGAAGAATTGATCGCGCAGTTTCAATATCGCTTCTATGACATCTATGATCTGCGGGAGAATTTTAAGGAAAGAGTCAATTTGCTGCTGCGAAAACTGATGGAAAACGAAGGTTCAGTAAAATTAGAGACTTTGGCTCAGCAAGTGGGATTAACTCCCGCGGCGATTTCCAAGGAACTGAAGGAAGTCAGAAAAATATTGAAGGCTTATCATTTGGAGCTGCGCAGCCGTCCGTATTATGGACTGACAATCGTTGGCGGGGAGATTGAGTTCCGGTATTGTTTAATGGATTCTCTGACCTATTTTTATTATAAAGTAAAATGGTTCGATCTGTTTGGAGAACAGGAGCTGCCGTCCGATTTAGAGAAGACTCATCGCATGAAGATTTTAAATACTCTGATTAACTATTTAAAGAAATATGACTATGTAATCAGTGACGCAGCCTGTCAGAAAATGACAATCATGATCATCATTGCCGCCCGTCGGATTCGAGCTCATCACACGCTGGAGTTTACAGCGGAGGAAGCCACCTGCTTGAGGATTCCGAAAGAATATGAAATGATCGTTGATTTATGCCGGGCCTTGGAAGCGATGGAGGTTTTTGAAGGCTGTGTCTGGGATGAAAATGAGGTTTTGTTTTTGACGCTGTTTTTCCTCTGCAATATTGACTTGTATGAAAATAACTGCAAGTTCTGGGATTACGGTATTTTCTATGAAACAACACAGAAATGCGTTAATGAAGTCAGCCGGCGCTTGTATGAACATCATTTGGATTTAATGAAAATCCCTGATTTTAGTCAGAAGCTGACGAAAGTGCTGCTTCCGATTACCATTGCCATGCAGTTTGGAATTCGGGAAAAGCATACGATCAGCCGGATTACCAGTATTGTAAAGCTGACACCGTTTTGCAGTGCGGTCGTTTCTTTGATCAATCAAGTGTTCAGGGAGTTTTTTCATGAAGATCTGGGCGAAGAATCGTATTGCGTATTGATTCTGTTTATTTATAATACGCTGAAGCAAACTGAAGATCCGGGTCGGCGGCTGAAGCTGCTGATCAATCCGATTTTAAATCGCTTTGTCGGCGAATCATTACGCCAGGAACTGTTTGGCCGGTATGGCAGCAAAATTGAACAGATTGATATTTTAAAACCGTTTCAGGATATGGAAGATACTGCGATGAAGCAATACGACTGCCTGATCAGTTTTGACAATACAGTCCCCTTTCGATTGGAAGGAAAAATTCCAATCCTGCGCGTCGATTATTTTCTGACAGATGAAGACGATCAAAGGATATATCATCAGCTGATTCAGCCTTTAACGCAGATTGCCTGTCCCTTTGCACCCTTCTCCGTGAAAGAGCTGAGTCAGGAAGCCGGCGGGTTGAATGAAGCAGGTCTGATGCAGCTTTTAAATGAGAAAACGGGCGGAATCTTATTAAAGGAGCTGCAGGAAAACCGCTGCAGCTGGAACTGGATCTGCCGCAATGGCGTGATGACGATCATTTTATTTTCTGATCAGGTTCAGAATCATTTGATCCATTTTGATAAATGCTGCTGGATTGAGGATAAACGGCTGGAATATTGTTTCCTGTTTGTGGTGGATTGTCAGTCAAATCTGACAAAGATCAAGACCGCAGAAGAAGTGACGCGCCGTCTGATTCAGGATCGGGAGCTGATCACACGATTGTTTACTGCAGATCCACCGGATTTCTATACCGTTTTGACACAGGGACAGCGCTTGCCGGACGGGGAGAACAGATAA
- a CDS encoding MFS transporter produces MKGLFFLSYFSYFLPYTLMIPWLTSLGFSQVQRSWMFAASALAAMIGQILSGFLCDRWKTLRKPYLFTLIGLVVCGWRLYASNSYEGPLLWAGLFGAVFRVNMGILDSWALELDPSGNLRYGVIRGYGALGSILGSIGASIISVRLGIQDIAGFVLLAGSVTLVFALRQPEGKGLKTKQNFQWSDVKALLKLKGYWRMILILWVIHFMSNADILTVIDKMTALGANSQLISIKWVLQSLCELPLFLISSWLLKRWSARRLLQFSLAMYCLRLGLTSFASTPEMIVFISGLQLVTFPLLQISAKILIDRQVPASLRATGQQLALGIYSGCSMMLAPLVFGGLTTVFSYDATLMITGLLGIIPALLLAGKQEAEAI; encoded by the coding sequence ATGAAAGGCTTGTTTTTTCTCAGTTATTTCAGTTATTTTCTGCCCTACACCTTGATGATTCCCTGGCTGACATCGCTGGGATTTTCGCAGGTTCAGCGCAGCTGGATGTTTGCGGCTTCCGCTTTGGCAGCCATGATCGGACAGATTCTCTCTGGTTTTCTTTGTGATCGTTGGAAGACCCTGCGCAAACCCTATCTCTTCACACTGATCGGACTTGTGGTCTGCGGATGGCGTCTGTATGCGTCGAATTCATATGAGGGTCCTTTGCTTTGGGCGGGTTTATTTGGCGCTGTTTTCCGCGTTAATATGGGAATTCTGGACAGCTGGGCCTTGGAATTAGATCCATCGGGGAATCTGCGCTACGGCGTGATTCGCGGATATGGGGCTTTGGGAAGTATTCTGGGAAGTATTGGTGCTTCAATCATCTCAGTTCGCTTGGGGATTCAGGATATTGCCGGCTTTGTCCTGCTTGCCGGATCGGTAACCCTGGTTTTTGCGCTGCGGCAGCCGGAAGGAAAAGGTTTAAAGACGAAGCAGAATTTTCAATGGTCAGATGTAAAAGCATTGTTGAAGCTGAAAGGCTACTGGCGAATGATATTGATTTTATGGGTGATTCACTTCATGTCCAATGCGGATATTTTGACCGTGATTGATAAAATGACAGCCTTAGGCGCCAATTCTCAGCTTATCAGTATAAAGTGGGTACTGCAGTCGTTGTGTGAGCTGCCGTTGTTTTTAATCAGCAGCTGGCTGCTGAAACGATGGTCAGCCCGCAGACTGCTTCAATTTTCCCTGGCCATGTATTGTCTGCGGTTAGGCTTGACAAGCTTTGCGAGTACACCCGAAATGATTGTTTTTATTTCCGGACTTCAGCTGGTGACTTTTCCGCTGCTTCAGATTTCAGCAAAAATTCTGATTGACCGACAGGTTCCTGCTTCACTGAGGGCAACAGGTCAGCAATTGGCTTTGGGGATTTATTCCGGCTGTTCCATGATGTTGGCACCCTTGGTATTTGGCGGTTTAACGACAGTTTTTTCTTACGATGCAACGTTAATGATCACAGGGCTCCTTGGAATCATCCCAGCCCTGCTGCTGGCAGGTAAACAAGAAGCTGAAGCAATCTGA